The proteins below come from a single Dinghuibacter silviterrae genomic window:
- a CDS encoding four-helix bundle copper-binding protein, whose product MKSPNECLEACLRCMIVCQDCGLIYLEAGMKECAQLCLDCAEICDLCSTLIAKNADCTADICALCEDICTACAQQCREKVVEDESCKVCALACENCAKECALAYAA is encoded by the coding sequence ATGAAATCTCCGAATGAATGCCTGGAGGCTTGCCTCCGTTGTATGATCGTTTGCCAGGACTGCGGGCTCATTTACCTGGAAGCAGGAATGAAGGAATGTGCCCAGCTTTGCCTGGATTGTGCGGAGATCTGTGACCTTTGTTCCACCCTGATCGCCAAAAACGCGGATTGTACGGCCGATATATGTGCCCTTTGCGAGGACATCTGTACGGCCTGCGCCCAGCAGTGCAGGGAAAAGGTGGTCGAGGACGAATCTTGCAAAGTGTGCGCCCTGGCCTGCGAGAATTGCGCTAAAGAATGTGCCCTGGCGTACGCCGCCTAG
- a CDS encoding NAD-dependent epimerase/dehydratase family protein, which translates to MQTILGANGVIAKDLAKYLLTYTTDIRLVSRHPRKINDTDTLMTADLLDREQVIKACAGSEVVYLTAGIQYSYTVWKRDWPVIMDNVIEACKRTGARLVFFSNVYSLGRVNGWMTESSPMNPSSKKGAVRKQIEEKLLSEVRSGSIQAIIARAPDFYGPDCANSVAQILVFDNLHKGKKPQWMVSAATKHSMIYTPDAARATAILGNTPSAFNRIWNLPTARPALTGKELLDLAAKAFGRPSGYTVLPKWMLSLTALFIPNMRSMLEMLYQNKYDYLFDSSDFEKTFAFAPTSYEEGIRQIAATYR; encoded by the coding sequence ATGCAAACCATCCTGGGCGCCAACGGCGTCATCGCCAAAGACCTCGCCAAATACTTGTTGACATATACCACCGACATCCGTCTCGTCAGCCGTCATCCCCGGAAGATCAACGATACAGATACGCTGATGACCGCCGACCTCCTGGACCGCGAGCAAGTCATCAAAGCCTGCGCAGGTTCTGAAGTCGTTTACCTGACGGCCGGTATACAATACAGCTATACAGTGTGGAAACGCGACTGGCCCGTCATCATGGACAACGTCATAGAAGCTTGCAAGCGCACCGGCGCCCGGCTTGTATTTTTCAGCAATGTATATTCCCTGGGAAGGGTCAATGGCTGGATGACGGAATCCTCTCCGATGAACCCCAGCAGCAAAAAGGGCGCCGTCCGTAAACAAATCGAAGAGAAGCTGTTGTCAGAAGTCCGTTCGGGTTCCATACAGGCAATTATTGCCCGTGCCCCGGACTTTTACGGTCCCGATTGCGCCAACAGTGTTGCCCAGATACTCGTGTTTGACAACCTGCACAAGGGTAAAAAACCGCAATGGATGGTGAGCGCTGCGACAAAACACTCTATGATTTATACCCCCGACGCCGCACGCGCTACCGCTATCCTCGGCAACACCCCATCTGCGTTTAACCGCATCTGGAACCTCCCTACGGCCCGGCCCGCGCTGACCGGGAAGGAACTCCTGGATCTTGCCGCAAAAGCCTTCGGACGCCCCTCGGGTTATACAGTGCTGCCGAAATGGATGCTCAGCCTGACCGCGTTGTTTATACCCAACATGAGGAGTATGCTCGAAATGCTGTACCAAAACAAATACGACTACCTTTTCGACAGCAGCGACTTCGAAAAAACATTTGCTTTTGCCCCGACCTCGTACGAGGAGGGCATCCGGCAGATTGCGGCGACGTATCGTTAA
- a CDS encoding DUF7674 family protein, which translates to MINQYEVAACLKDELPQVSRGLSPLAALDVVANIQELTDYARKMASLMNLKEVRKCMVFAEKMYGKGNKYVRDVIENVFVFSFSTLFLGDRPRRKQLQALIPLSLYSVYVRQITAP; encoded by the coding sequence ATGATCAACCAGTATGAGGTGGCCGCCTGTTTGAAAGACGAGCTGCCACAAGTCAGCAGGGGGCTGTCTCCCCTGGCCGCCCTCGATGTGGTGGCGAACATCCAGGAGCTTACGGACTACGCCCGTAAAATGGCATCGCTGATGAACCTGAAAGAGGTCCGGAAGTGTATGGTGTTTGCGGAAAAAATGTATGGCAAGGGCAACAAATACGTCCGGGACGTTATCGAAAACGTGTTCGTATTTTCGTTCTCCACGCTTTTCCTTGGTGACCGCCCACGCCGCAAACAGCTCCAGGCGCTGATACCGTTGTCGCTGTACAGCGTGTATGTGCGTCAGATCACGGCGCCTTAA
- a CDS encoding efflux RND transporter permease subunit, which produces MTKFLRRVVGFSLKNKYFIIFLTSVLIVSGIITFMDMPIEAFPDVTNTEIDIITQWPGRSAEEVEKFVTIPIEIAMNPVQDKISLRSTSIFGLSYVKLIFEDNIIDKDARQQVMNLLPNANLPSGLQPQVQPPTGPTGELYRYTIKSTFRDVRELKTIQDWVIDRQLRSVQGVGDINSFGGKTKVYEIDVDPGKLTNLGLTPLDVFNAVQNTNINVGGDMITQNNQAFVVRGIGLLDNTEDIKNVIIQNTNGVPLLVKDVATVQISNVPRLGWITRADGSSDDPQTRKVVNQDDVVEAIIVMRKGENPSEVVKGIEQKIKYLNENVLPADTKIVPYYDRTDLISYATHTVLHNLVEGILLVIVLISLFLFDWRATAVVAVIIPISLLFAFICLHLMHMSANLLSLGAVDFGIILDGTIVMVEGIFVILDHKAKEVGMQRFNEMSKLGLIKRSAAEIGKRPFYLNVIIITALLPIFSFQKVEGKMFSPLAYTLSFALLGSLITTLTLVPVMISLLMKKNVKEKHNPIIEPIMNFMLKGFELSFKAKEVVVVTAMVLMLAGIYSFKYLGSEFLPQLNEGSIWLRVQANYSMGLNKSVDIAKQTRDILMKFPQVQYCVSQTGRPDDGTDVTGFYNNEFDVLMFPESEWQPKMSKEELIDTMNKALSVIPGVNLNFSQPIMDNVEEAVSGVKGSICLKVYGDTLPYMEDKLQEYYNVLRNIRGIEDLGIMHNTGQPELDINLDQQKMALYGVTTAQANAVISMAIGGLGVGGVPASTLYEGIKTFDIRVRLPEEYRRNRTDIENLLVPTTSGTRVPIKEIATITERTGACLIYRDDNKRYAALKFSIRGRDMGSTIAEAQQKVAEAVHLKRGYSMAFQGDFENQQRAQKRLALVVPISLALIFILLFSMFGNFKDSLLVFINVPFAIAGGMIALHLTGTNFSISAGIGFIALFGICIQDGIILITMFKENLMHRKGDKSFYYDLEKMEEDSHGEAVSEDREPTLYESIRMGVRARVRPVMMTALMAAIGLLPAAISHGIGSESSRPLARVVIGGILSAMVFSLWVFPLIFGWAYRHYDRNKK; this is translated from the coding sequence ATGACCAAGTTCCTTAGGAGAGTCGTAGGGTTCTCCCTTAAGAATAAATATTTTATCATTTTCCTTACCTCGGTACTGATCGTCAGTGGCATCATTACGTTCATGGATATGCCCATCGAGGCTTTCCCCGACGTAACCAATACGGAAATCGACATCATTACGCAATGGCCGGGCCGCAGCGCGGAGGAAGTGGAAAAGTTTGTCACGATCCCCATCGAGATTGCGATGAACCCGGTGCAGGATAAGATCAGCCTTCGCTCGACAAGCATCTTTGGTTTGTCCTACGTCAAGCTCATCTTTGAAGACAATATCATCGACAAGGATGCCCGTCAGCAGGTGATGAACCTGTTACCCAATGCAAACCTCCCGTCGGGCTTACAACCGCAGGTGCAGCCACCCACCGGGCCGACCGGTGAACTCTACCGGTATACGATCAAAAGTACCTTCAGGGACGTCCGGGAACTAAAAACCATACAAGACTGGGTCATCGACCGTCAACTGCGGTCTGTCCAGGGCGTGGGGGATATCAACAGTTTCGGGGGTAAGACGAAGGTGTATGAGATCGACGTCGATCCCGGGAAATTGACGAACCTGGGGCTTACGCCCCTGGACGTGTTTAACGCAGTTCAGAACACGAATATCAATGTCGGCGGGGACATGATCACCCAAAACAACCAGGCATTCGTGGTCCGGGGCATCGGTCTTTTGGACAATACCGAAGACATCAAGAATGTCATCATTCAGAATACCAACGGGGTGCCGCTCCTGGTAAAGGACGTTGCCACCGTGCAGATATCCAATGTGCCGCGGCTGGGTTGGATCACCCGGGCGGATGGTTCCAGCGACGATCCCCAAACGCGAAAGGTGGTCAACCAGGACGACGTGGTCGAAGCCATCATCGTGATGCGCAAAGGCGAAAACCCATCGGAAGTGGTGAAGGGTATCGAGCAAAAGATCAAATATCTCAATGAAAACGTCTTACCGGCCGATACGAAGATCGTGCCGTACTATGACCGGACAGACCTGATCTCCTACGCGACGCACACGGTATTGCACAACCTTGTAGAGGGGATTTTATTGGTGATCGTGTTGATCTCCCTATTCCTTTTCGACTGGAGGGCGACCGCAGTGGTCGCTGTAATCATACCCATCTCGCTGCTTTTTGCCTTTATTTGCCTGCACCTGATGCACATGAGCGCCAACCTTCTTTCGTTGGGCGCCGTCGACTTTGGGATCATCCTGGACGGGACCATTGTGATGGTGGAGGGCATCTTTGTTATCCTTGACCATAAGGCCAAGGAGGTGGGCATGCAGCGGTTCAATGAGATGAGCAAACTCGGGCTCATCAAAAGGAGTGCGGCCGAAATTGGTAAAAGGCCTTTCTACCTGAACGTCATCATCATCACCGCGCTGCTGCCGATCTTTTCCTTCCAGAAGGTGGAGGGTAAAATGTTCTCGCCCCTGGCGTACACCCTTAGCTTTGCGCTGCTGGGCTCCCTGATCACCACCTTGACCCTGGTGCCGGTCATGATCAGCCTGCTGATGAAGAAGAACGTGAAGGAAAAGCACAACCCGATCATCGAACCGATCATGAACTTTATGCTCAAGGGCTTTGAGCTGTCGTTCAAAGCCAAGGAGGTGGTCGTCGTTACTGCGATGGTGTTGATGCTGGCGGGTATTTACTCTTTCAAGTACTTGGGATCGGAGTTCCTGCCACAATTGAACGAAGGGAGTATATGGCTTCGTGTACAGGCCAACTATAGTATGGGTCTGAACAAATCTGTGGACATCGCTAAACAGACCCGGGACATCCTCATGAAGTTCCCCCAGGTACAATATTGTGTGTCCCAGACGGGCAGGCCGGACGACGGTACGGATGTCACCGGATTCTACAACAACGAATTCGACGTACTCATGTTCCCGGAGTCGGAATGGCAGCCCAAAATGAGCAAAGAGGAGTTGATCGACACGATGAACAAGGCGCTGTCCGTCATACCGGGTGTGAACCTTAACTTCTCCCAACCGATCATGGATAACGTCGAAGAGGCGGTGTCTGGGGTAAAGGGGAGTATCTGTTTAAAGGTCTATGGCGACACGTTGCCGTATATGGAAGACAAGCTGCAAGAGTATTATAATGTATTGAGGAACATCAGGGGGATCGAGGACCTGGGGATCATGCACAATACCGGGCAGCCGGAGCTGGACATCAACCTGGACCAGCAAAAAATGGCTTTGTACGGGGTGACGACCGCCCAGGCAAACGCCGTGATCAGTATGGCCATCGGCGGCCTGGGTGTCGGAGGGGTGCCGGCCAGCACCTTGTATGAAGGGATAAAAACCTTTGACATCCGGGTGCGGTTGCCGGAAGAGTACAGAAGGAACCGGACGGATATCGAAAACCTGCTGGTGCCCACCACGAGCGGCACCAGGGTGCCCATCAAGGAAATCGCCACGATCACGGAAAGGACCGGCGCCTGTCTGATCTACCGGGACGACAACAAACGGTACGCCGCCCTTAAATTCTCGATCCGCGGACGGGACATGGGGTCGACCATTGCAGAAGCCCAACAGAAAGTGGCCGAGGCCGTACACCTGAAGCGCGGGTACAGCATGGCGTTCCAGGGAGACTTCGAGAACCAGCAGCGGGCGCAAAAACGGCTGGCCCTGGTTGTCCCGATCAGCCTGGCGCTGATCTTCATCCTGCTGTTCAGCATGTTTGGGAATTTCAAAGACTCCCTGCTGGTCTTCATCAATGTGCCCTTTGCCATTGCCGGCGGCATGATCGCACTGCACCTGACGGGCACCAACTTCAGCATTTCCGCGGGGATCGGCTTTATCGCCCTGTTCGGGATTTGTATACAGGACGGGATCATCCTGATCACCATGTTTAAGGAAAACCTGATGCATCGAAAGGGTGATAAGTCCTTCTATTACGACCTGGAAAAAATGGAGGAGGACTCCCATGGAGAAGCTGTATCCGAGGACAGGGAACCGACTTTGTACGAATCGATACGGATGGGTGTCCGGGCGAGGGTACGGCCGGTGATGATGACGGCCTTGATGGCAGCCATCGGTCTGTTGCCCGCGGCCATATCACACGGTATCGGTTCCGAAAGTTCCCGGCCCCTGGCCAGGGTGGTGATCGGGGGTATCCTGAGCGCCATGGTGTTCTCGCTGTGGGTGTTCCCTCTGATCTTCGGATGGGCGTACCGGCATTATGATAGGAACAAGAAGTAA
- a CDS encoding Crp/Fnr family transcriptional regulator gives MQQLNDYIRTSFKTEVTEAENISQFFRPELLRKGDFLMRTGRVCDCMAFVATGLIRIFLEAGDKEVTQWIVTPNYFTTDLSSFMLSKPGRWNMQALEDCEIWVIRQEEYRRMAKAVPRWVEFERLLLINCFIYLEERIFSHLYMSAEERFQQLFVQNPELFNRVPLQYLASMLGMTPETLSRMRKKQLT, from the coding sequence ATGCAGCAGCTCAACGACTACATTCGGACGTCCTTCAAGACAGAAGTGACCGAGGCCGAAAACATCAGCCAGTTCTTTCGACCGGAGTTACTCCGGAAAGGGGATTTCCTGATGAGGACCGGCCGTGTTTGCGACTGCATGGCCTTTGTCGCCACCGGCCTGATCCGCATCTTTCTGGAAGCCGGGGATAAGGAGGTGACTCAATGGATCGTTACCCCCAACTATTTCACCACCGACCTTTCCAGTTTTATGCTCTCCAAACCTGGCCGCTGGAACATGCAAGCCCTGGAAGACTGCGAGATCTGGGTCATCCGGCAAGAGGAATACCGCCGAATGGCAAAGGCCGTCCCCCGCTGGGTCGAGTTTGAACGCCTGCTCCTGATCAATTGCTTCATCTACCTGGAAGAGCGCATTTTCAGCCATCTCTACATGAGCGCGGAAGAACGTTTTCAGCAATTGTTCGTGCAGAACCCTGAGCTTTTCAACCGCGTCCCGTTGCAATACCTGGCGTCCATGCTGGGGATGACCCCGGAAACCCTGAGCCGCATGCGGAAAAAACAGCTCACCTGA
- a CDS encoding efflux RND transporter periplasmic adaptor subunit produces MTISTPKWLQAGGLSYCLILTCGMLLQSCGGGGGVAMDVGERQPYVIPDSLLRTLKIDTVRQDELINSMTLTGQVDFDQDKEVNIFPLISGNINAIKVQLGDYVRSGEVLATVRSSEMAGYSNNLIVAQTNLTAMKKQLDATQDLYKSGLASVLDLTTAQTNYDQAVAQLDLAKRVLKINGNDTSGVFSVKSPIDGFMVQKFVTNDQVLRPDNGGVMFTISDLKDVWVWANVYEANLDKIHIGDPVDITTLSYPGRTFKGKVDKIMHVLDPNSKVMRVRVVIDNPDYALRPQMFATVTATNSAHQKAIFVPLSALVFDHSQYYVMTYQGSGKASITPVNKLSQLGDKVYLVDGVKAGDQIIASDALQIYDQLNN; encoded by the coding sequence ATGACAATATCAACTCCGAAATGGCTACAGGCAGGCGGCCTGTCGTATTGTTTGATCCTGACCTGCGGCATGCTGCTCCAGTCGTGCGGTGGCGGTGGCGGAGTGGCCATGGACGTGGGGGAACGACAACCGTACGTTATACCTGATTCCCTCCTGCGTACGCTGAAGATCGATACGGTACGGCAGGACGAATTGATCAATTCCATGACCCTGACCGGCCAGGTCGACTTCGACCAGGACAAGGAGGTGAATATTTTCCCGTTGATCAGCGGGAATATTAACGCCATCAAGGTACAGTTGGGGGACTATGTCAGGAGCGGGGAAGTGCTGGCCACGGTTCGAAGCAGCGAGATGGCCGGGTATAGCAACAACCTGATCGTCGCCCAAACCAACCTGACGGCCATGAAGAAACAGTTGGATGCCACGCAGGACCTGTATAAAAGCGGTCTTGCCTCCGTCCTGGACCTGACCACTGCCCAGACCAACTATGACCAGGCGGTCGCTCAACTGGATTTGGCCAAGCGGGTATTGAAGATCAACGGGAACGACACCAGTGGCGTCTTTTCGGTCAAATCCCCGATCGACGGTTTCATGGTGCAGAAATTCGTCACCAACGACCAGGTGTTGCGACCGGACAACGGGGGGGTCATGTTTACCATATCGGACCTCAAGGATGTCTGGGTATGGGCCAATGTGTATGAAGCAAACCTGGACAAAATCCACATCGGGGACCCGGTGGACATTACCACTTTGTCTTATCCCGGCAGGACCTTTAAAGGTAAAGTAGACAAGATCATGCACGTGCTGGACCCTAACAGCAAGGTCATGAGGGTTAGGGTCGTGATCGACAACCCTGACTATGCGCTCCGCCCCCAGATGTTTGCCACGGTTACGGCGACCAATTCCGCGCACCAAAAAGCCATTTTCGTCCCCCTCAGTGCCCTCGTATTCGACCACAGCCAGTATTATGTAATGACGTACCAGGGGAGCGGAAAAGCATCGATCACCCCCGTCAATAAACTGAGCCAATTGGGTGATAAAGTGTACCTGGTGGATGGGGTAAAAGCGGGCGACCAGATCATCGCGTCTGATGCTTTGCAGATTTACGATCAGTTGAACAATTAA
- a CDS encoding putative Ig domain-containing protein: MMFYLLRLLITTLLPMTTMAQVDLSNGWKFRTGDDPSWATPGLDESTWKPIEVGHQWETQGYPGYDGYAWYRLHLVIPSSLKHSSYLKESIRLALGKIDDGDEVFLNGKLVGENGGKSKDITEGNWELDRIYTISLNDPCIHWDQDNVLAVRVYDHGGDGGMWEGPYTLTASDVNDYVRIEVKSTPFRFRTPGQARKNIAIVSTDPHYVFSGTMAIMVEDPSNGTVVWRKTVPIASVTPGTPFRYVYNCKLPSGKSYEAFYTFRDKKSNKQVVASEGIPYILTPPAPASPRINGAAIVGVRPGHPFLFKVPVTGVRPMRYAATDLPAGITIDPATGVLSGKAGEAGTYVVHLSASNQMGKANRDLKIVVGDQIALTPALGWNSWNCWGLSVNDAKVRAAADAMNRSGLINHGWTYINMDDGWERDTRNPQGEVVPNNKFPDMAKMTAYVHSLGLRVGIYSSPGPKTCGGFLGSYQHEVQDANTYANWGIDYLKYDWCSYGDLFPKPSLDDMKKPYQVMAAALAGVNRDILFSFCQYGMGNVWEWGGATGGNSWRTTGDINDSWSSMSGIGFRQDVCAPFTKPGNWNDPDMLVVGKVGWGPSLHNTHLTPDEQYTHISLWCLLSAPLLIGCDMSQMDDFTLNLLSNDEVLAIDQDADGKPARKAIVDGDIQVWTKPLSDGTLAVGIFNLGSKATQATVSLSDLGLYGAQVVRDCWRQRDLGTFTGVYTPAQMIPSHGVLLVRVRHAKD; the protein is encoded by the coding sequence ATGATGTTTTATTTACTACGCTTGCTTATCACCACCCTTTTACCGATGACGACCATGGCCCAGGTGGACCTCTCCAACGGCTGGAAATTCCGGACTGGCGACGACCCTTCCTGGGCTACGCCGGGTCTCGACGAAAGCACCTGGAAACCCATAGAAGTGGGCCATCAATGGGAAACGCAAGGCTACCCCGGTTACGACGGGTACGCCTGGTACAGGCTTCACCTGGTCATCCCCTCTTCTCTTAAGCATTCGTCCTACCTTAAAGAATCCATCCGCCTGGCTTTAGGGAAGATCGATGATGGGGACGAGGTTTTTTTAAATGGGAAACTGGTGGGGGAAAACGGCGGAAAATCCAAGGACATCACCGAAGGCAATTGGGAGCTGGACAGGATCTACACGATATCCCTTAACGATCCCTGCATCCATTGGGACCAGGACAACGTGCTCGCCGTCCGTGTCTACGACCACGGTGGCGACGGTGGGATGTGGGAAGGTCCCTATACCCTCACCGCCAGCGACGTCAACGACTATGTGCGCATAGAAGTCAAATCCACCCCTTTCCGTTTCCGTACGCCGGGACAGGCACGGAAAAATATCGCGATCGTCTCCACCGATCCACACTATGTCTTTTCCGGGACCATGGCGATCATGGTGGAAGATCCTTCCAACGGAACCGTCGTATGGCGGAAAACCGTCCCTATCGCATCGGTCACCCCGGGTACGCCCTTTCGTTATGTCTATAACTGCAAACTCCCGTCCGGTAAGTCCTACGAAGCGTTTTATACCTTCCGGGACAAAAAGTCAAACAAGCAGGTGGTTGCCTCCGAAGGCATCCCCTATATCCTGACCCCACCCGCCCCGGCTTCCCCCCGGATCAACGGGGCGGCGATTGTGGGCGTCCGCCCGGGCCATCCGTTTCTTTTCAAGGTACCGGTTACCGGCGTCCGGCCCATGCGGTATGCGGCAACCGATCTTCCCGCCGGGATCACGATCGATCCCGCAACGGGTGTCCTGTCCGGCAAGGCCGGGGAAGCGGGGACCTACGTTGTCCACCTCTCCGCCTCCAACCAGATGGGCAAGGCCAACAGGGACCTGAAAATCGTCGTGGGTGACCAGATCGCTCTTACCCCTGCTTTGGGTTGGAACAGTTGGAACTGCTGGGGGCTCAGCGTCAATGACGCCAAGGTCCGGGCCGCCGCCGACGCCATGAACCGCAGCGGTCTTATCAACCACGGTTGGACCTATATCAATATGGACGATGGCTGGGAACGGGACACCCGCAACCCCCAGGGGGAGGTCGTACCCAACAATAAGTTCCCCGACATGGCGAAAATGACCGCTTATGTCCATTCACTGGGGTTACGGGTGGGTATCTATTCCTCACCCGGCCCGAAAACCTGCGGCGGTTTCCTGGGCAGCTACCAACATGAAGTCCAGGACGCCAACACTTACGCCAATTGGGGCATCGACTACCTCAAATACGATTGGTGCTCCTACGGAGACCTTTTTCCAAAGCCCAGCTTAGACGACATGAAAAAGCCCTACCAGGTCATGGCCGCCGCGCTGGCCGGCGTCAACCGCGACATCCTTTTCAGCTTTTGCCAGTACGGCATGGGCAACGTTTGGGAATGGGGCGGTGCCACCGGGGGCAACTCCTGGCGGACCACCGGCGACATCAACGATTCCTGGTCTTCCATGTCCGGTATCGGCTTCCGCCAGGACGTCTGCGCTCCTTTTACCAAACCCGGCAACTGGAACGATCCTGACATGCTTGTCGTCGGTAAAGTCGGCTGGGGACCCAGTCTGCACAACACCCACCTCACGCCTGACGAACAATATACCCACATCAGTCTCTGGTGCCTCCTTTCCGCCCCGCTGCTCATTGGTTGCGACATGAGTCAAATGGACGACTTTACCTTAAACCTTCTGAGCAACGACGAGGTCCTTGCCATTGACCAGGACGCGGACGGCAAACCCGCCCGGAAAGCGATCGTGGACGGCGACATACAGGTCTGGACAAAACCGCTGAGCGACGGCACCCTCGCGGTCGGTATATTCAACCTGGGTTCCAAAGCCACGCAGGCAACGGTATCCCTGTCGGACCTCGGTCTTTACGGCGCCCAGGTCGTCCGGGACTGCTGGCGGCAGCGCGATCTTGGGACGTTTACCGGCGTTTATACACCCGCCCAGATGATCCCTTCGCATGGGGTACTTCTGGTACGAGTGCGGCACGCAAAAGACTAA